Proteins encoded in a region of the Planococcus citri chromosome 1, ihPlaCitr1.1, whole genome shotgun sequence genome:
- the Bdbt gene encoding uncharacterized protein Bdbt: MNRNTKRRVPFHCLVSKEIVSSKKNSIDRPTEGATCTVFLSNLYVEDTSNFLHSEYFKPDVDIRDLCITIGEADCELDRGLEQALCCMNQEEESKVTLSLNDQEITVFVKLIKFENPPYVFEWTDEKKFSTALAHKERGNKLFNEKRYVDAFHRFSKAVKLVLVIVNEEMPGKNNLYLALCNNMAACQLHFRNYEYVVDLCKKVLNQTPDNLKSLTRRMDAFVALRDFEKAHNDATKILQLDPSNEYAKKKLDFINKNLAEQHVRYVKMVKQMFI, encoded by the exons ATGAATCGTAACACGAAGAGGAGAGTGCCATTTCACTGTTTAGTCA GTAAAGAAATAGTTTCTTCGAAGAAGAACTCGATAGATCGGCCGACGGAAGGAGCAACATGTACGGTTTTCCTAAGTAATTTATACGTCGAAGACACTAGTAACTTTTTACATTCGGAATACTTCAAGCCGGACGTAGATATTCGAGATTTATGTATAACAATCGGCGAAGCTGACTGCGAACTAGATCGTGGTCTAGAGCAAGCGCTATGTTGCATGAATCAAGAAGAAGAGAGTAAAGTAACGTTAAGTTTAAATGATCAAGAAATTACCGTATTCGTGAAACTAATCAAGTTCGAAAACCCGCCTTATGTATTCGAATGGACTGACGAAAAGAAATTTTCTACAGCATTAGCTCATAAAGAAAGAG GTAATAAATTATTTAACGAAAAAAGATACGTGGATGCGTTTCATAGATTCAGCAAAGCTGTCAAATTAGTCCTAGTGATCGTGAACGAAGAAATGCCGGGTAAAAATAACCTATACCTGGCATTATGCAACAACATGGCAGCCTGCCAGTTGCATTTTCGCAACTACGAATACGTCGTCGATTTATGTAAAAAAGTATTGAACCAGACTCCGGATAATTTGAAATCGCTAACGAGGCGAATGGACGCATTCGTCGCTCTGAGGGATTTCGAAAAAGCCCACAACGACGCTACGAAAATCCTGCAACTAGATCCGTCCAACGAGTACGCTAAAAAGAAATTAGACTTTATTAATAAGAATTTAGCCGAGCAGCACGTTCGATATGTTAAAATGGTCAAACAAATGTTCATTTAG